In Methanothermus fervidus DSM 2088, a single genomic region encodes these proteins:
- a CDS encoding DegT/DnrJ/EryC1/StrS aminotransferase (COGs: COG0399 pyridoxal phosphate-dependent enzyme apparently involved in regulation of cell wall biogenesis~InterPro IPR000653: IPR015424: IPR015421: IPR015422~KEGG: mth:MTH1188 pleiotropic regulatory protein DegT~PFAM: DegT/DnrJ/EryC1/StrS aminotransferase~SPTR: O27256 Pleiotropic regulatory protein DegT~PFAM: DegT/DnrJ/EryC1/StrS aminotransferase family): MIPISKPMIGDEEINEVINVLKSGQIAQGPMVEKFEKKFAKYVGTKYAVATSSGTTALHLSLLAIGINKGDEVITTPFTFSATSNSILYVGAKPVFVDIDLRTYNIDPNKIEEAITDKTKAIIPVHLYGHPADMDPILEIAEEYSLYVIEDAAQAHGAIYKGSKVGTFGDAACFSFYPTKNITTGEGGMVTTNNKKLAEKIKILRNHGEVERYNQIMLGYNFRMTDVEAAIGIHQLKKLDKFNEIRIKNAKYLTEHLEKLDIITPEEVGNVKHVYHQYTIRVPKRDRWVKCFEKEGINVGIYYPRPVYKQEFYRKMGYKCKCVNAEKASKEVLSLPVHPALTENDLDKIVEVSKDCSKLI, translated from the coding sequence ATGATACCTATTTCAAAACCAATGATAGGAGATGAAGAGATCAACGAAGTTATAAACGTGCTAAAGTCAGGGCAAATAGCACAGGGGCCAATGGTAGAAAAATTTGAAAAAAAATTTGCTAAATATGTTGGAACAAAATATGCTGTAGCTACAAGCTCAGGCACGACTGCATTACACTTATCTTTGTTGGCTATAGGAATAAATAAAGGCGATGAAGTTATAACAACTCCATTCACTTTCAGTGCTACTTCAAATTCAATATTATATGTGGGGGCAAAACCTGTTTTTGTTGATATAGATCTTAGAACCTATAACATAGACCCTAACAAGATTGAAGAAGCTATAACTGATAAAACTAAAGCAATAATTCCTGTACATCTTTATGGTCATCCTGCAGACATGGACCCTATATTAGAAATTGCTGAAGAATATTCATTATATGTAATCGAAGACGCTGCTCAGGCACATGGAGCTATTTACAAAGGAAGTAAAGTAGGTACTTTTGGAGATGCCGCATGCTTCAGTTTTTACCCAACTAAAAATATTACAACTGGAGAAGGAGGAATGGTAACTACAAACAATAAAAAACTGGCAGAGAAAATCAAAATACTTAGAAATCATGGAGAAGTAGAAAGATACAATCAAATAATGCTTGGGTATAATTTTAGGATGACTGATGTAGAAGCTGCAATAGGTATACATCAATTAAAAAAATTAGATAAATTTAATGAAATCAGAATTAAAAATGCAAAATATTTAACAGAACATCTGGAAAAATTGGATATAATAACTCCAGAAGAAGTTGGTAATGTTAAGCATGTTTATCATCAATATACAATAAGAGTTCCTAAGAGAGACAGATGGGTTAAATGTTTTGAAAAGGAAGGTATAAATGTTGGAATATATTATCCAAGGCCTGTTTATAAACAAGAATTTTATAGGAAAATGGGTTATAAATGTAAATGTGTAAATGCAGAAAAAGCTTCTAAAGAAGTACTTTCGTTGCCAGTGCACCCTGCTTTAACTGAGAATGATCTTGATAAAATTGTTGAAGTATCTAAGGATTGTAGCAAATTAATTTAA
- a CDS encoding hydrogenase maturation protease HycI (COGs: COG0680 Ni Fe-hydrogenase maturation factor~InterPro IPR000671: IPR004420~KEGG: mth:MTH737 coenzyme F420-reducing hydrogenase, delta subunit-like protein~PFAM: peptidase M52 hydrogen uptake protein~SPTR: O26832 Coenzyme F420-reducing hydrogenase, delta subunit homolog~TIGRFAM: hydrogenase maturation protease HycI; hydrogenase maturation protease~PFAM: Hydrogenase maturation protease~TIGRFAM: hydrogenase maturation protease HycI; hydrogenase maturation protease), producing MQLKQKLKRFFKDYEKALILGIGNELRSDDGIGPYIVSRLPNNKKVVLLNAGTAPDKFTWKIKIEDPSHILIIDAINMGKKPGKIEFIDKKEIAEYEMSSTHSIPLSYTIKYLESQGNYKIGLVGIQPKNLNIDTKISYEVKKAGNKLIKILSDILN from the coding sequence ATACAATTAAAGCAAAAATTAAAAAGATTTTTTAAAGACTATGAAAAAGCATTAATTTTAGGCATTGGAAATGAATTGAGGTCAGATGATGGTATAGGTCCCTACATTGTTTCAAGATTACCAAACAACAAAAAAGTTGTTTTGTTAAATGCTGGAACAGCCCCTGATAAATTTACATGGAAAATAAAGATTGAAGATCCTAGTCATATACTTATTATAGATGCTATAAACATGGGCAAAAAACCTGGTAAAATAGAATTCATTGATAAAAAAGAAATAGCAGAATATGAGATGTCTTCTACACATAGCATTCCACTTTCCTATACAATAAAATATCTAGAATCACAAGGAAATTATAAGATAGGATTGGTTGGAATACAACCAAAGAATTTAAATATAGATACTAAAATTTCTTATGAAGTTAAAAAAGCTGGTAACAAGCTGATTAAAATATTATCAGATATATTAAATTAA